The following proteins are encoded in a genomic region of Salminus brasiliensis chromosome 17, fSalBra1.hap2, whole genome shotgun sequence:
- the c17h19orf44 gene encoding uncharacterized protein C19orf44 homolog isoform X1 has product MWNRGGFRSAALERAKAQLSGQRVNTRGTPKDSVWRDVGSANTGQARQTPLHGLSDLSSEDAESEGRDHHAGPPRVAEPPEQFGLGGGSRFLKKPASSATADGRLSAPSRTPADARELKLVPQRSSQSVALSRLALIEDRIRNQKSKKPDAETGPELSLPPESVRSSSDLSVADGRFLKKKVSTTAELKERDGTPLGDYKASQLMEKGLDSDEEDIRRLLGESFESPDGSLTRVLRQSPQTAAKTFRKDNGRTSSSSFQSAEKHKETAPVSSAFAAHQHYSPSPSPPSSPKALSASRSGSRGPKVNLLSLSSASGGSEIKSLEELFPVASNDDDTLSEKSVASDDFKFNIMTLDDLAPVTTGAAEVSQQKTKESPSGFRKLSPSSANETSLKDRHAREEASPQYESDFESEIPTESAVSANEISEHFSDGEKYSSIATDSQSRSYTDDDHTLSEEPPESRSLRYSQSESSFSRSKSSRSNSYSSDDTIIQSEPQTPSARRPVKDATVQTQRDGLTYTWSTVGVELGQVFHGPRPMSGPAVLGPSLGMSYVDPTPVASHTVSAEAVEALSAYSPAVFALNDMLRQQLALTRSFIESSRHLHHAMVESLGPANYTYTTLEDTKEFIRCNKSPKLTVEDALEEVLREMKEYHYI; this is encoded by the exons ATGTGGAATCGTGGGGGCTTTCGCAGTGCAGCTCTGGAAAGAGCAAAGGCACAGCTCTCTGGACAGAGGGTTAACACCAGGGGAACACCAAAGGACAGTGTATGGAGAGATGTGGGAAGT GCGAACACCGGACAGGCCAGACAGACCCCTTTGCATGGCCTGAGTGACCTCTCCTCAGAAGATGCCGAGAGTGAAGGCCGAGATCACCATGCTGGTCCTCCACGTGTTGCAGAGCCGCCAGAGCAGTTTGGCCTGGGTGGTGGGAGTAGATTTCTGAAGAAGCCTGCCAGCAGTGCCACAGCAGATGGACGGTTATCTGCACCTAGCAGGACTCCTGCTGATGCAAGGGAACTCAAGCTCGTCCCTCAACGTAGCTCACAAAGTGTGGCACTGAGCAGACTTGCATTAATTGAAGATCGGATCAGAAATCAGAAGAGTAAAAAGCCTGATGCTGAAACCGGCCCAGAGCTCTCACTGCCACCGGAGTCCGTCCGGTCCAGCAGTGACCTGAGTGTGGCTGACGGCCGATTTCTCAAAAAGAAAGTGTCCACTACTGCAGAGCTGAAGGAACGTGATGGAACGCCCTTGGGCGATTATAAAGCCTCGCAACTTATGGAAAAAGGTCTGGACAGTGACGAGGAAGACATTCGTAGGCTTCTGGGAGAATCATTTGAGTCACCAGATGGGAGCCTGACCAGGGTCCTGCGACAAAGTCCTCAAACAGCTGCTAAG ACATTCAGGAAAGACAACGGAAGAACATCCAGCTCGTCGTTCCAATCTGCTGAGAAGCATAAAGAAACTGCTCCTGTTTCGTCTGCATTCGCAGCACATCAGCATTACAGTCCCTCTCCATCCCCACCATCATCACCTAAAGCCCTCTCGGCCAGCAGGTCTGGCTCGAGAGGGCCTAAGGTCAACCTGCTGTCCCTGAGCTCAGCTTCAGGCGGGAGTGAGATCAAGTCCCTGGAGGAGCTTTTCCCTGTTGCTTCTAATGATGACGACACACTGAGTGAGAAAAGCGTGGCATCAGATG ATTTCAAATTCAACATCATGACACTGGATGATCTGGCCCCAGTTACTACTGGTGCAGCTGAAGTATCACAACAAAAG ACTAAAGAAAGCCCCTCTGGATTTAGGAAGCTCAGCCCTTCATCAGCTAATGAAACCTCACTTAAAGACAGACATGCACGCGAGGAGGCTTCCCCACAGTACGAGAGTGACTTTGAGAGTGAGATCCCAACTGAGTCGGCTGTGAGTGCCAATGAGATCTCTGAGCATTTCTCAGATGGAGAAAAGTATTCATCCATAGCTACTGATTCTCAGTCTCGGTCATACACTGATGATGACCACACACTCTCAGAAGAGCCACCAGAGTCGAGAAGTCTCCGGTACAGTCAGTCTGAGTCTTCTTTTAGCCGCAGTAAAAGCTCTCGCTCTAATTCATACTCCAGTGACGACACCATTATTCAGAGTGAGCCGCAGACTCCGAGTGCCAGACGGcctgtgaaggacgctacagTGCAGACGCAAAGGGATGGGCTAACTTATACATGGTCCACTG TTGGTGTTGAGCTGGGACAGGTGTTTCACGGACCAAGACCAATGAGTG GGCCAGCAGTACTGGGTCCGTCGTTAGGAATGTCCTATGTGGATCCAACCCCTGTGGCCAGCCACACAGTCAGCGCAGAAGCAGTGGAAG CTTTATCTGCATACAGCCCTGCTGTGTTTGCTCTGAATGACATGCTGAGACAGCAGCTAGCCCTAACCAGGAGCTTCATCGAGTCCAGCAGACATCTGCACCATGCTATGGTGGAATCTCTGGGCCCTGCTAACTACACATACACAACGCTGGAGGACACAAAAGAG TTCATTCGCTGCAACAAATCACCCAAGCTGACTGTGGAAGATGCTCTGGAGGAGGTTTTGAGGGAGATGAAGGAATATCACTACATTTAA
- the rad23ab gene encoding RAD23 homolog A, nucleotide excision repair protein b has translation MPGSTCPLLTMLTITLKTLQQQTFKIQIDEELTVRALKEKIEAEKGKEAYPIAGQKLIYAGKILNDDIPLKEYKIEEKNFVVVMVTKPKPAAPPQPPAAPPVVAVPLPDLSSQILSTPAPPPSAPAAPAPTTAPAPTPAPAEIPTPAPTPTNTPASAPVEAEPSVEPIVPIATAPSAAPAAHAEPVETMSATPKPSPAEHPQTAQPQAAEPEQPQTAEPQTAPLEQPAIPAAALSAASMMEELGLLEEAASILVTGQAYENLVTEIMSMGYEREQVIAALRASYNNPDRAVEYLLMGIPAELEQPPQEVVRPTPVANPAPAPAPVPAPAPAPVPAPAPVPASAPAPVPVPAPAPAPQTERPQPPAAVAGATSAPPQPPSASGNPLEFLRNQPQFQQMRQIIQQNPALLPALLQQLGRDNPQLLQQITQHQERFVQMLNEPLGGEAEAAQAQGAPQTSYIQVTQQEKEAIERLKALGFPEGLVIQAYFACEKNENLAANFLLQQTFDDE, from the exons atgccAGGCAGCACCTGCCCGCTGTTGACGATGTTGACGATCACGCTGAAGACTCTCCAGCAGCAAACCTTTAAGATCCAGATCGACGAGGAGCTGACG GTACGGGCCCTTAAAGAGAAGATCGAAGCCGAAAAGGGCAAGGAGGCGTATCCTATAGCCGGACAGAAGCTTATCTATGCAG GTAAAATCCTGAACGATGACATACCTCTGAAGGAGTACAAAATAGAGGAAAAGAACTTTGTGGTGGTCATGGTAACCAAG CCCAAACCAGCTGCACCTCCACAGCCGCCGGCCGCTCCTCCTGTGGTGGCTGTTCCTCTCCCTGATCTCTCTTCTCAGATTCTCTCTACACCCGCCCCGCCTCCCTCTGCCCCAGCAGCCCCTGCACCCACCACAGCACCTGCTCCCACCCCTGCCCCCGCCGAAATCCCAACACCTGCACCCACACCCACTAACACACCCGCCTCTGCCCCTGTAGAAGCAGAACCTTCAGTAGAACCTATCGTTCCTATTGCCACAGCGCCCTCTGCTGCCCCGGCTGCTCATGCTGAGCCTGTAGAGACAATGAGCGCGACTCCAAAGCCTTCCCCAGCAGAGCATCCCCAGACAGCCCAGCCCCAAGCAGCCGAACCAGAGCAGCCCCAGACAGCCGAGCCCCAAACAGCCCCACTGGAGCAGCCTGCCATCCCTGCTGCCGCCCTCTCAGCTGCCAG CATGATGGAGGAGTTGGGTCTTCTGGAGGAAGCAGCGTCGATACTTG TGACCGGACAGGCGTATGAGAATTTGGTGACGGAGATCATGTCTATGGGATACGAGAGAGAGCAGGTCATCGCTGCTTTGAGAGCAAGCTACAACAACCCTGACCGGGCAGTGGAATACCTGCTTATG GGTATTCCTGCTGAACTAGAGCAGCCTCCACAAGAAGTAGTGCGACCGACCCCGGTGGCCAACCCTGCCCCTGCCCCTGCTCCGGTCCCTGCCCCTGCCCCTGCCCCGGTCCCTGCCCCTGCTCCTGTCCCTGCCTCTGCCCCTGCCCCGGTCCCAGtccctgctcctgctcctgctccacAAACAGAGAGACCTCAGCCTCCAGCAGCCGTTGCGG GTGCGACATCTGCGCCACCCCAGCCCCCATCGGCGTCAGGTAACCCTTTGGAGTTCCTGAGGAACCAGCCACAGTTCCAGCAGATGCGTCAGATCATCCAGCAGAACCCTGCCCTCCTGCCCGCGCTGCTGCAGCAACTGGGCCGGGACAACCCCCAGCTACTCCAG CAAATTACGCAGCACCAGGAGCGCTTCGTACAGATGCTGAATGAGCCGCTGGGGGGCGAGGCGGAGGCAGCACAGGCGCAAGGAGCTCCTCAGACCAGCTACATCCAGGTCACCCAGCAGGAGAAAGAGGCCATCGAGAGG TTAAAAGCCTTGGGGTTTCCAGAGGGACTAGTCATCCAGGCCTACTTTGCCTGCGAAAAGAACGAGAACCTAGCAGCCAACTTCCTCCTCCAGCAGACCTTCGACGACGAGTGA
- the c17h19orf44 gene encoding uncharacterized protein C19orf44 homolog isoform X2, with the protein MWNRGGFRSAALERAKAQLSGQRVNTRGTPKDSVWRDVGSANTGQARQTPLHGLSDLSSEDAESEGRDHHAGPPRVAEPPEQFGLGGGSRFLKKPASSATADGRLSAPSRTPADARELKLVPQRSSQSVALSRLALIEDRIRNQKSKKPDAETGPELSLPPESVRSSSDLSVADGRFLKKKVSTTAELKERDGTPLGDYKASQLMEKGLDSDEEDIRRLLGESFESPDGSLTRVLRQSPQTAAKTFRKDNGRTSSSSFQSAEKHKETAPVSSAFAAHQHYSPSPSPPSSPKALSASRSGSRGPKVNLLSLSSASGGSEIKSLEELFPVASNDDDTLSEKSVASDDFKFNIMTLDDLAPVTTGAAEVSQQKTKESPSGFRKLSPSSANETSLKDRHAREEASPQYESDFESEIPTESAVSANEISEHFSDGEKYSSIATDSQSRSYTDDDHTLSEEPPESRSLRYSQSESSFSRSKSSRSNSYSSDDTIIQSEPQTPSARRPVKDATVQTQRDGLTYTWSTGPAVLGPSLGMSYVDPTPVASHTVSAEAVEALSAYSPAVFALNDMLRQQLALTRSFIESSRHLHHAMVESLGPANYTYTTLEDTKEFIRCNKSPKLTVEDALEEVLREMKEYHYI; encoded by the exons ATGTGGAATCGTGGGGGCTTTCGCAGTGCAGCTCTGGAAAGAGCAAAGGCACAGCTCTCTGGACAGAGGGTTAACACCAGGGGAACACCAAAGGACAGTGTATGGAGAGATGTGGGAAGT GCGAACACCGGACAGGCCAGACAGACCCCTTTGCATGGCCTGAGTGACCTCTCCTCAGAAGATGCCGAGAGTGAAGGCCGAGATCACCATGCTGGTCCTCCACGTGTTGCAGAGCCGCCAGAGCAGTTTGGCCTGGGTGGTGGGAGTAGATTTCTGAAGAAGCCTGCCAGCAGTGCCACAGCAGATGGACGGTTATCTGCACCTAGCAGGACTCCTGCTGATGCAAGGGAACTCAAGCTCGTCCCTCAACGTAGCTCACAAAGTGTGGCACTGAGCAGACTTGCATTAATTGAAGATCGGATCAGAAATCAGAAGAGTAAAAAGCCTGATGCTGAAACCGGCCCAGAGCTCTCACTGCCACCGGAGTCCGTCCGGTCCAGCAGTGACCTGAGTGTGGCTGACGGCCGATTTCTCAAAAAGAAAGTGTCCACTACTGCAGAGCTGAAGGAACGTGATGGAACGCCCTTGGGCGATTATAAAGCCTCGCAACTTATGGAAAAAGGTCTGGACAGTGACGAGGAAGACATTCGTAGGCTTCTGGGAGAATCATTTGAGTCACCAGATGGGAGCCTGACCAGGGTCCTGCGACAAAGTCCTCAAACAGCTGCTAAG ACATTCAGGAAAGACAACGGAAGAACATCCAGCTCGTCGTTCCAATCTGCTGAGAAGCATAAAGAAACTGCTCCTGTTTCGTCTGCATTCGCAGCACATCAGCATTACAGTCCCTCTCCATCCCCACCATCATCACCTAAAGCCCTCTCGGCCAGCAGGTCTGGCTCGAGAGGGCCTAAGGTCAACCTGCTGTCCCTGAGCTCAGCTTCAGGCGGGAGTGAGATCAAGTCCCTGGAGGAGCTTTTCCCTGTTGCTTCTAATGATGACGACACACTGAGTGAGAAAAGCGTGGCATCAGATG ATTTCAAATTCAACATCATGACACTGGATGATCTGGCCCCAGTTACTACTGGTGCAGCTGAAGTATCACAACAAAAG ACTAAAGAAAGCCCCTCTGGATTTAGGAAGCTCAGCCCTTCATCAGCTAATGAAACCTCACTTAAAGACAGACATGCACGCGAGGAGGCTTCCCCACAGTACGAGAGTGACTTTGAGAGTGAGATCCCAACTGAGTCGGCTGTGAGTGCCAATGAGATCTCTGAGCATTTCTCAGATGGAGAAAAGTATTCATCCATAGCTACTGATTCTCAGTCTCGGTCATACACTGATGATGACCACACACTCTCAGAAGAGCCACCAGAGTCGAGAAGTCTCCGGTACAGTCAGTCTGAGTCTTCTTTTAGCCGCAGTAAAAGCTCTCGCTCTAATTCATACTCCAGTGACGACACCATTATTCAGAGTGAGCCGCAGACTCCGAGTGCCAGACGGcctgtgaaggacgctacagTGCAGACGCAAAGGGATGGGCTAACTTATACATGGTCCACTG GGCCAGCAGTACTGGGTCCGTCGTTAGGAATGTCCTATGTGGATCCAACCCCTGTGGCCAGCCACACAGTCAGCGCAGAAGCAGTGGAAG CTTTATCTGCATACAGCCCTGCTGTGTTTGCTCTGAATGACATGCTGAGACAGCAGCTAGCCCTAACCAGGAGCTTCATCGAGTCCAGCAGACATCTGCACCATGCTATGGTGGAATCTCTGGGCCCTGCTAACTACACATACACAACGCTGGAGGACACAAAAGAG TTCATTCGCTGCAACAAATCACCCAAGCTGACTGTGGAAGATGCTCTGGAGGAGGTTTTGAGGGAGATGAAGGAATATCACTACATTTAA
- the calr3a gene encoding calreticulin 3a — MRIAVAVFSLLAVAITANATVFFKEQFLDGDGWKSRWVESKHKSDYGQWKLSAGKFYGDAELDKGLQTSQDARFYALSSRFEPFSNEGKPLVIQFTVKHEQKIDCGGGYVKIFPADLDQADMHGDSQYYIMFGPDICGYSTKKVHVIFNYKGQNHLIKKDVRCKDDEHTHLYTLILHPDQTYEVKINNEKVESGSLEEDWDFLPPKKIKDPEAKKPEDWDDRAKIDDPEDTKPEDWDKPENIPDPDAKKPDDWDEDMDGEWEPPMIPNPEYKGEWKPKQIDNPNYKGTWVHPEIDNPEYTADGSIYKFTNIGVLGLDLWQVKSGTIFDNFLIGDDVKEAEDFGKETWGATKGPEKKMKEKQEEEERKQREEEEKSKKDEDDDNEEEGEEQEDEPEEDEEETTDEPSPLEEEDEEHDEDKLSKDEL, encoded by the exons ATGAGAATCGCCGTCGCGGTTTTCTCCCTGTTGGCAGTGGCGATCACTGCTAACGCCACTGTGTTCTTCAAAGAGCAGTTCCTGGACGGAG ATGGCTGGAAGAGTCGCTGGGTGGAATCCAAGCACAAATCAGACTACGGTCAATGGAAACTTTCAGCAGGAAAATTCTACGGCGATGCTGAACTCGACAAAG GTCTTCAGACAAGCCAGGACGCTCGCTTCTACGCCCTATCCAGTCGGTTTGAGCCCTTCAGCAATGAAGGTAAACCTCTAGTGATTCAGTTCACGGTGAAGCATGAGCAGAAGATCGACTGCGGTGGTGGATACGTCAAAATCTTCCCTGCTGACCTGGACCAGGCCGACATGCACGGAGACTCGCAGTATTACATCATGTTTG GCCCAGACATTTGTGGCTACAGCACCAAGAAAGTACATGTCATTTTCAACTACAAAGGCCAGAACCATCTGATCAAGAAAGACGTCCGCTGTAAA GATgatgagcacacacacctgtacacccTCATCCTCCACCCTGACCAAACATACGAGGTCAAAATCAACAACGAGAAAGTCGAGTCCGGCTCTCTGGAGGAAGACTGGGACTTCCTTCCTCCGAAAAAGATCAAGGATCCTGAGGCCAAGAAGCCGGAGGACTGGGATGACCGTGCTAAAATCGATGACCCTGAGGACACAAAGCCAGAG GACTGGGACAAACCCGAGAACATCCCAGACCCTGACGCCAAGAAGCCCGATGACTGGGATGAAGACATGGACGGAGAGTGGGAACCACCTATGATCCCTAACCCGGAATACAAG GGTGAATGGAAACCCAAACAGATCGACAACCCCAACTATAAAGGAACGTGGGTGCATCCAGAGATTGATAACCCTGAATACACAGCGGACGGTTCCATTTACAAATTCACTAACATTGGTGTCCTCGGACTAGATCTGTGGCAG GTGAAATCTGGCACCATTTTTGACAACTTCTTGATCGGTGATGACGTCAAAGAGGCCGAAGATTTTGGGAAAGAGACATGGGGAGCCACGAAG GGCCCAGAGAAGAAAATGAAGGAGAagcaggaagaggaggagaggaaacagagggaagaggaggagaagagcaagaaggATGAAGACGATGACAACGAGGAAGAGGGTGAGGAGCAGGAAGAcgaaccagaggaggatgaggaggaaacTACGGATGAGCCCAGCCcactggaggaggaggacgaagaGCATGACGAAGATAAACTCTCTAAAGACGAACTGTAG